One genomic region from Kineobactrum salinum encodes:
- a CDS encoding heme ABC transporter ATP-binding protein → MTLLKLDSVAAAPWGKPVLAALDLQLVAGQVTALIGPNGAGKSSLLRLIAGDFSPSHGSISFAGKPLSQWPRLELARRLAFLPQLSLLNFPYTVEEVVLLGRTPHATGLRIDRQIAHQALAATDALALRDRLYTQLSGGERQRVQLARVLAQIWDQHSMHGKLLLLDEPTAALDLAHQQQLVRAIGELAGRGCAVLLVVHDVNLAASVADQLIVLGQGLQVAAGSPRAVLTPQLFRELFQAEVLVQEHPNGRQPLVIGL, encoded by the coding sequence ATGACGCTGCTGAAGCTGGACTCGGTGGCCGCCGCGCCCTGGGGCAAGCCGGTACTGGCCGCACTGGACCTGCAGCTGGTGGCCGGCCAGGTGACCGCGCTGATCGGCCCCAACGGGGCCGGCAAATCCAGCCTGCTGCGGCTGATCGCCGGCGACTTCAGTCCCAGTCACGGCAGCATCAGCTTTGCCGGCAAACCGTTGTCGCAGTGGCCGCGACTGGAACTGGCGCGGCGGCTGGCCTTCCTGCCGCAACTGTCGCTGCTGAATTTCCCCTATACCGTCGAGGAAGTAGTGCTGCTGGGACGCACCCCCCATGCCACCGGTCTGCGCATCGACCGCCAGATCGCCCACCAGGCGCTGGCCGCCACCGATGCACTGGCGTTGCGGGACCGGCTCTACACCCAGCTGTCCGGCGGCGAGCGCCAGCGGGTGCAGCTGGCGCGGGTGTTGGCCCAGATCTGGGATCAACACAGCATGCATGGCAAGCTGCTGCTGCTGGACGAGCCCACCGCGGCGCTGGACCTGGCCCATCAACAGCAATTGGTCCGCGCCATCGGCGAACTCGCCGGGCGCGGCTGCGCGGTGTTGCTGGTAGTGCACGACGTCAATCTCGCGGCGTCCGTGGCCGACCAGTTGATCGTCCTCGGTCAGGGCCTCCAGGTCGCGGCGGGCAGCCCACGGGCAGTGCTGACACCGCAGTTATTTCGCGAGCTGTTCCAGGCGGAAGTGCTGGTGCAGGAGCATCCCAACGGCCGCCAGCCGCTGGTGATCGGACTGTGA
- the cobO gene encoding cob(I)yrinic acid a,c-diamide adenosyltransferase — MTQSDKNSRHQKAMAKQKASVDASIEAASTERGVAILLTGNGKGKSSSAFGMVMRALGYGYKVGVVQFIKGEQLSGEEIYLRDHCPQVDFYQMGTGFTWDTQDRSSDIAAARTTWERASAMLADPAYHLVVLDELTYMLAFDYLPEADVIDALAGRPPEQSVVVTGRGGGSALQDIMDTVSEVKDIKHAFNSGIKARRGVDY, encoded by the coding sequence ATGACCCAGAGCGACAAGAACAGCCGTCACCAGAAGGCGATGGCAAAGCAGAAAGCCAGCGTTGACGCCAGCATCGAGGCTGCCAGCACCGAACGCGGCGTCGCCATCCTGCTGACCGGCAACGGCAAGGGCAAGTCCAGCTCCGCCTTCGGCATGGTGATGCGGGCACTGGGCTATGGTTACAAGGTGGGAGTGGTGCAATTCATCAAGGGCGAGCAGTTGTCCGGTGAAGAGATCTACCTGCGCGATCATTGCCCGCAGGTGGATTTCTACCAGATGGGTACCGGCTTCACCTGGGACACCCAGGACCGCAGCAGCGATATCGCCGCGGCCCGCACCACCTGGGAGCGGGCCAGCGCAATGCTGGCGGATCCGGCCTATCACCTGGTCGTGCTGGATGAGCTGACCTATATGCTGGCCTTCGATTACCTGCCAGAGGCGGATGTCATCGACGCGCTGGCCGGACGCCCGCCGGAACAGAGCGTGGTGGTCACCGGCCGCGGTGGCGGCAGCGCGCTGCAGGACATCATGGACACTGTGTCCGAGGTCAAGGACATCAAGCATGCCTTCAACAGCGGCATCAAGGCCCGCCGCGGCGTTGACTACTAG
- a CDS encoding FecCD family ABC transporter permease produces the protein MPSTAASRPAAALTTSAAPATTLRRRRAGQLIGLLLLLLPLAILLGLGSGAVSLGPAQAWQALWSDGTGQATMIVQQIRLPRVLLAAVIGATLAMSGAAMQGLFRNPLADPSLIGVTAGASLGASILIVLSGGLLEGFFGLTLVSAGAFAGGALAVLLVYRLASSENGTSVATMLLAGIAITALAGALGNLLEFFADNERLRRISLWRMGGLDGANLSRLGLATAVSTLVLLALPRHARALNTLLLGESEARHLGIDVNRSKLALIGWVALGVGTSVAMVGTIAFVGLVVPHLVRLLIGPDHRTLLPASALAGAILLVVADTLARVVLAPTELPVGIITALIGVPFFISLLRQRHHYGMQT, from the coding sequence ATGCCTTCAACAGCGGCATCAAGGCCCGCCGCGGCGTTGACTACTAGCGCAGCACCCGCCACCACGCTGCGCCGGCGCCGCGCCGGCCAGCTGATCGGGCTTTTGCTGCTGCTGTTGCCGCTGGCGATCCTGCTGGGACTGGGCAGCGGCGCGGTGAGCCTGGGCCCGGCACAGGCCTGGCAGGCGTTGTGGAGTGACGGCACCGGCCAGGCAACGATGATCGTGCAGCAGATCCGGCTGCCGCGGGTGCTGCTGGCCGCGGTGATCGGCGCCACCCTGGCGATGAGCGGGGCCGCAATGCAGGGCCTGTTCCGCAACCCATTGGCCGACCCGTCACTGATCGGTGTTACCGCCGGCGCCTCTTTGGGCGCCTCCATCCTGATCGTGCTCAGCGGCGGCCTGCTGGAGGGGTTTTTCGGCCTCACGCTGGTGTCGGCCGGGGCTTTTGCCGGTGGTGCACTGGCAGTGCTGTTGGTCTACCGACTGGCCAGCTCGGAAAACGGCACCTCGGTGGCGACCATGCTGCTGGCAGGCATCGCGATCACCGCGCTGGCCGGCGCGCTGGGCAATCTGTTGGAATTCTTTGCCGACAATGAACGCTTGCGGCGCATCAGCCTGTGGAGAATGGGCGGCCTGGACGGCGCCAACCTGTCCCGCCTGGGACTGGCCACCGCGGTCAGCACGCTGGTGCTGCTGGCCCTGCCGCGCCATGCGCGGGCGCTCAATACCCTGCTGCTGGGGGAATCCGAAGCCCGCCACCTGGGCATCGACGTCAACCGCAGCAAGCTGGCACTGATCGGCTGGGTCGCCCTCGGAGTGGGCACCTCGGTAGCGATGGTCGGCACCATCGCCTTTGTCGGCCTGGTAGTACCTCACCTGGTACGCCTGCTGATCGGCCCCGACCACCGCACGCTGCTGCCCGCCTCGGCGCTGGCCGGCGCCATCCTGCTGGTGGTGGCCGATACGCTGGCGCGGGTCGTGCTGGCGCCGACCGAATTGCCGGTGGGTATCATTACCGCGCTGATCGGGGTGCCCTTCTTCATCTCCTTGCTGCGCCAGCGCCACCACTACGGCATGCAGACATGA
- a CDS encoding DUF2189 domain-containing protein: MNLTACKRSKVHGCHHPHSTHRNSHRLPLWQPCIWLRDGWRDLWSHPGASLAYGALVAVLGGILLAYQRHPLFLATATLGFLLVGPAFAAGLCELSRWRALGRQANFGISLQVLRRCREPLRRFAFMLLALAALWFAISLAALSWAEVDIAPTLASTVWGDVLRQLSPVQLLIYAGIALVTAIGGFALTVISVPLIIEREVNATTAMRCSATVTWQHLPVMLVWASLVCVLVLVGFATWLLGLIVIFPLLGHATWRAYEDLRP; this comes from the coding sequence GTGAACTTAACTGCTTGCAAAAGGAGCAAGGTTCATGGCTGCCACCACCCCCATTCCACGCACCGCAACAGCCACCGTCTGCCCCTGTGGCAACCCTGCATCTGGCTGCGCGACGGCTGGCGGGACCTCTGGAGCCACCCCGGCGCCAGCCTGGCCTACGGGGCGCTGGTGGCCGTCCTGGGAGGGATCCTGCTGGCCTACCAGCGCCACCCCCTTTTTCTCGCCACCGCTACCCTCGGCTTCCTGTTGGTGGGGCCGGCTTTCGCCGCCGGCTTGTGCGAGTTGTCACGCTGGCGTGCACTGGGCCGGCAGGCCAACTTCGGGATCTCGCTGCAGGTTCTCCGTCGCTGCCGGGAGCCACTGCGCCGCTTCGCCTTTATGCTGCTGGCACTGGCGGCGCTGTGGTTTGCGATTTCCCTGGCGGCATTGAGCTGGGCCGAGGTGGATATCGCCCCCACGCTGGCCAGCACTGTCTGGGGCGATGTGCTGCGTCAGTTGAGCCCCGTGCAGTTGCTGATCTACGCGGGCATCGCGCTGGTTACCGCGATCGGCGGCTTTGCGCTGACCGTAATCAGCGTGCCGCTGATCATTGAGCGCGAGGTCAATGCCACTACTGCAATGCGCTGCAGTGCCACCGTCACCTGGCAGCATTTGCCGGTGATGCTGGTCTGGGCCAGCCTGGTTTGCGTGCTGGTCCTGGTGGGCTTTGCCACCTGGTTGCTGGGCCTGATCGTGATTTTCCCACTGCTTGGCCACGCCACCTGGCGTGCCTATGAGGATCTCAGACCCTGA
- a CDS encoding XdhC family protein: MQAADQQILGRARDWLTEAELPVWLCTIAAAVGASPRPPGALLVCNGRGEQLGSLSGGCIEEDLLERLREDGLPGARAALIEYGVSAAQNERLGLPCGGRLQVLVQRLQVQSDLPWLEAALAAIGARRCLRRVVDISTGATRYGEEELHQALDFDGRELAQSFGPQMRLLLVGAGQLSQGLAELALAMDYDVLVTDPRPSMLEQWEGPSVPLLGGMPDDVVRDHASDRHSIVITLTHDPRIDDMALMEALTTPAWYVGALGSRRTTDRRLQRLRQLELSEEQLASLHAPVGLDIGSKTPLEIAVSIMAQLIQLRRQPGRR, translated from the coding sequence ATGCAGGCGGCAGACCAGCAGATTCTCGGCCGGGCGCGGGACTGGCTGACCGAGGCGGAGCTCCCGGTGTGGCTTTGCACTATTGCGGCCGCTGTGGGCGCTTCGCCGCGGCCGCCGGGCGCGCTGCTGGTTTGCAATGGTCGCGGTGAGCAGCTGGGTTCGCTCTCCGGTGGTTGTATCGAGGAAGATCTGCTGGAACGACTGCGGGAGGACGGGTTGCCGGGAGCCCGCGCCGCGTTGATCGAGTACGGCGTTAGCGCGGCGCAGAACGAACGCCTGGGCCTGCCCTGTGGCGGCCGCCTGCAGGTGCTGGTACAGCGTTTGCAGGTGCAGTCCGACCTGCCCTGGCTGGAGGCGGCGCTGGCGGCAATCGGCGCGCGCCGCTGTCTGCGCCGGGTGGTGGATATCAGCACTGGCGCGACCCGCTACGGTGAAGAGGAGCTGCATCAGGCGCTGGATTTCGATGGCCGTGAACTGGCCCAGAGCTTCGGTCCGCAAATGCGGCTGCTGCTGGTGGGTGCCGGGCAGTTGAGCCAGGGCCTGGCAGAGCTGGCGCTGGCCATGGACTATGATGTGCTGGTGACGGATCCGAGGCCTTCGATGCTGGAGCAGTGGGAGGGTCCGTCAGTACCGTTGCTCGGTGGCATGCCCGACGATGTGGTCCGCGACCATGCCAGTGATCGCCACAGTATCGTCATCACCCTGACTCACGATCCGCGCATCGACGACATGGCCCTGATGGAGGCACTGACCACCCCGGCCTGGTATGTGGGAGCACTGGGTTCCCGCCGCACCACCGACAGGCGTCTGCAGCGGCTGCGCCAGCTGGAGCTGAGCGAGGAACAGCTGGCGTCCCTGCATGCGCCGGTGGGGCTGGATATCGGCAGCAAGACACCCCTGGAGATAGCGGTGTCGATCATGGCGCAGCTGATCCAGTTGCGCCGCCAGCCGGGACGTCGATGA
- a CDS encoding 3-deoxy-7-phosphoheptulonate synthase has product MTTNTDDLRIQRTIELIAPRQLVADIAVSDSAAETVSAARQGIHRILAGEDDRLVAVVGPCSIHDPEAAREYGRRLRAVAAEIADDVFVVMRVYFEKPRTTVGWKGLINDPDLNNTFQINKGLHLARQLLADLAEMGLPAGTEYLDLISPQYYADLISWGAIGARTTESQTHRELSSGLSCPVGFKNATDGDIQVAIDAIKSASQPHHFLSVTKQGHSAIFQTSGNEDCHIILRGGKHPNYDMFSVDDATEMLVRAGLPARIMVDASHANSRKIPARQVDVIRDIATQVARGSRSIFGIMVESNLLAGRQDVVAGQALTYGQSITDPCIGWDDTAQLLEELAAAVRTRRQR; this is encoded by the coding sequence ATGACTACCAATACCGACGATTTGCGCATCCAGCGCACCATTGAGCTGATCGCCCCGCGGCAACTTGTCGCCGACATCGCCGTCAGTGACAGCGCCGCCGAGACTGTATCGGCTGCACGCCAGGGTATACACCGTATTCTCGCGGGGGAGGATGACCGCCTGGTGGCAGTGGTCGGTCCCTGCTCCATTCACGACCCGGAGGCGGCGCGGGAGTATGGCCGGCGCCTGCGGGCGGTGGCGGCCGAGATCGCCGATGATGTGTTCGTGGTGATGCGTGTCTACTTCGAAAAACCCCGCACGACGGTGGGCTGGAAGGGCCTGATCAACGACCCGGACCTGAATAACACCTTTCAGATCAACAAGGGCCTGCACCTGGCGCGGCAGTTGCTGGCGGACCTGGCCGAGATGGGGCTACCGGCCGGCACTGAGTACCTGGATCTGATCAGCCCTCAGTACTATGCCGACCTGATTTCCTGGGGCGCGATCGGTGCCCGCACCACCGAGAGCCAGACCCATCGTGAGTTGTCCTCCGGCCTCTCCTGCCCGGTGGGCTTCAAGAACGCCACCGACGGCGACATCCAGGTGGCGATAGATGCGATCAAGTCCGCCTCCCAGCCGCACCACTTCCTGTCGGTGACCAAGCAGGGCCATTCGGCGATTTTCCAGACCAGCGGCAATGAAGATTGTCACATTATTCTGCGCGGCGGCAAGCATCCCAACTACGACATGTTTTCTGTCGACGACGCCACCGAGATGCTGGTGCGGGCCGGGTTGCCGGCACGTATCATGGTCGATGCCAGCCATGCCAACAGCCGCAAGATTCCGGCGCGGCAGGTGGACGTGATCCGCGACATCGCCACCCAGGTGGCCCGGGGCAGCCGCAGCATTTTCGGCATCATGGTGGAGAGCAATTTGCTGGCGGGGCGCCAGGATGTCGTGGCCGGCCAGGCACTGACCTACGGCCAGAGCATTACCGACCCCTGTATCGGCTGGGACGATACTGCGCAATTGCTGGAAGAGCTGGCCGCGGCGGTTCGCACTCGCCGGCAACGATAA
- a CDS encoding YIP1 family protein — MGLVTAVWSLFGSTTGMLAAGLGAIIVMPIFAVIGAFIGAAILFVIWRLMGSGEDYETAFRCQASVAAIYPVTALLAIVPYLGTIITIAWGAFLLVEASVSVHGRERKTAQIVFGVLAVLMILSNIASERAARQMERRFQDVGQFENMEDMSPEEAGRKMGEFFKGLEESSNRSADGDAD, encoded by the coding sequence ATGGGTTTGGTGACCGCGGTCTGGTCCCTGTTCGGCTCCACCACCGGGATGCTGGCAGCGGGCTTGGGCGCGATTATCGTGATGCCGATCTTTGCGGTGATCGGCGCTTTTATCGGCGCCGCGATCCTGTTCGTGATCTGGCGCCTGATGGGCTCGGGGGAAGATTACGAGACCGCGTTTCGCTGCCAGGCCTCGGTGGCGGCGATTTATCCGGTGACAGCCCTGCTGGCAATCGTCCCCTATCTGGGCACGATAATCACCATCGCCTGGGGTGCATTCCTGCTGGTAGAAGCCAGCGTGTCGGTGCATGGGCGTGAGCGCAAGACCGCGCAAATTGTATTTGGCGTGCTGGCGGTGCTGATGATCCTGTCCAATATCGCCAGCGAACGTGCAGCGCGGCAGATGGAAAGGCGGTTCCAGGATGTCGGTCAATTCGAGAACATGGAAGACATGAGCCCGGAGGAAGCGGGCCGCAAGATGGGCGAGTTTTTCAAGGGGCTGGAAGAGAGTTCGAACAGGTCCGCTGACGGTGACGCCGACTGA
- a CDS encoding TonB-dependent receptor plug domain-containing protein: MKSQAILGALALISTLPAYSDSAGPLEEMVITSSRVPMPLREVGTSISVIDAAGIRARGFTSLQDVLRSQPSVAVSNNGGAGKVSSLRIRGEEAYRTLVLIDGIDISDTSAPQIGPRIEHLLSAGIQRVEILRGPQGMMYGADAGGVVNISTRVPVTGFGGDLSAEAGRYGSRQLSANVAAGNEQMDANLALTDLRSDGFNARSTDLDPGDRDGYDNRSAHGRVGWNPAERLRLELVARDVDGDNEFDSCFTNDTSSPTNRCSDSFDQRSWRGSAQYNGEQLRHELAYSHNRTERQQYSEGLPGFGTEGEIAHWSYLGSFAPSPQLQLVYGVDHKRETMDDGGFDTQRDQDGYYLEYQGSLADSLFFTAGARYDDNDDFGSHDTYRVSAAYLWPLAARELKLRGSWGTGFRAPSLYEIAYNRSSFAGPPAAGLELREERSEGYEVGLSWGDSELLLEAVYFRQSVKNEIFFDLDTFSGYLQGSGDSDSSGIELIADLPLAAQFRLQANYTYNDNETAAGGHRVYRPTHLGNLGLQWRSQSEQLRLGVQLRLARDAREADGTALDDYEVMDLNARFALLPDLELYGRVENLLNSRYQEIPTYRTSARAAYAGVRYSF, translated from the coding sequence ATGAAATCACAAGCAATTCTCGGCGCACTCGCGCTGATCTCCACTCTGCCCGCCTATAGCGATAGCGCTGGACCACTGGAAGAAATGGTCATCACCTCGTCGCGGGTGCCGATGCCGCTGCGTGAAGTCGGCACATCGATCTCGGTGATCGATGCCGCCGGGATCCGCGCCCGCGGCTTCACCTCGCTGCAGGATGTGCTGCGCAGCCAGCCTTCGGTCGCGGTCAGCAACAATGGCGGTGCCGGCAAGGTGTCCTCGCTGCGGATCCGCGGCGAGGAGGCCTACCGCACGCTGGTGCTGATCGACGGCATCGACATCTCCGACACCTCGGCACCCCAGATCGGCCCCCGCATCGAGCATCTGCTGAGCGCCGGCATCCAGCGGGTGGAAATCCTGCGCGGACCGCAGGGCATGATGTACGGTGCCGACGCCGGTGGCGTGGTCAATATCAGCACCCGCGTGCCCGTCACCGGGTTCGGCGGCGATCTCAGCGCCGAAGCGGGACGCTACGGCAGCCGCCAGCTGAGCGCCAATGTCGCGGCCGGCAATGAGCAGATGGATGCCAACCTGGCGCTGACAGACTTGCGCAGCGATGGCTTCAATGCCCGCAGCACCGATCTGGATCCCGGTGACCGCGATGGCTATGACAACCGCAGTGCGCACGGCCGTGTAGGCTGGAACCCGGCCGAGCGCTTGCGGCTGGAGCTGGTCGCCCGCGATGTCGACGGTGACAACGAATTCGACAGCTGCTTCACCAACGACACCTCCTCCCCCACCAATCGCTGCAGCGACAGCTTCGACCAGCGCTCCTGGCGCGGCTCGGCGCAGTACAACGGCGAGCAGTTGCGGCATGAATTAGCCTACAGCCACAACCGGACCGAACGGCAGCAATACAGCGAGGGGCTGCCAGGTTTCGGTACCGAGGGCGAGATAGCGCACTGGAGCTACCTGGGCAGCTTCGCCCCAAGTCCGCAGCTGCAGCTGGTCTACGGCGTGGATCACAAGCGGGAGACCATGGACGACGGGGGTTTTGACACACAGCGCGACCAGGACGGCTACTATCTGGAATACCAGGGGAGTCTCGCCGACAGTCTGTTTTTTACCGCCGGTGCCCGCTACGACGACAATGACGACTTCGGCAGCCACGACACCTATCGTGTGAGCGCCGCCTACCTGTGGCCGCTGGCCGCGCGGGAACTCAAGCTCCGGGGCAGCTGGGGCACCGGTTTCCGCGCCCCCAGCCTGTATGAAATCGCCTACAATCGCAGTTCTTTTGCCGGCCCGCCCGCGGCCGGACTGGAACTGCGCGAGGAACGCAGCGAGGGTTACGAGGTGGGCCTGTCCTGGGGAGACAGTGAACTGCTACTGGAAGCCGTGTATTTCCGCCAGAGTGTCAAGAACGAGATTTTCTTCGACCTGGACACTTTTTCCGGCTACCTGCAGGGCAGCGGGGACAGCGATTCCTCTGGCATCGAGCTGATTGCCGACCTGCCGCTGGCGGCACAGTTCCGCCTGCAGGCCAATTACACCTACAATGACAATGAAACCGCGGCGGGAGGTCATCGCGTATATCGTCCGACCCATCTGGGCAATCTCGGCCTGCAGTGGCGTAGCCAGTCCGAGCAGCTGCGGCTGGGTGTGCAGCTGCGGCTGGCCCGGGATGCGCGGGAAGCCGATGGCACAGCGCTGGACGACTACGAAGTGATGGACCTGAATGCGCGCTTCGCGCTGCTGCCGGACCTGGAGTTGTACGGCCGCGTGGAGAACCTGCTCAACAGCCGGTACCAGGAAATCCCCACCTACCGGACCAGTGCCCGCGCCGCCTATGCCGGTGTGCGCTACTCTTTCTAG
- a CDS encoding cobalamin-binding protein: MRQRGARLAFLLLAVAALPLAKAAPISVQDALGRTVTLEAPARRIVALAPHIVENLFSAGAGDRLVGAVSYSDYPAAAQALPRVGSFNAFSLERIISARPDLILMWGSGNGPGALATLERLDIPVYVSEPRQLADIPDSIRRLGQLAGTGQQSEAEARRLERGFAELSGRYRQQAPLTVFYQVWHEPLQTINGNHLISQVISLCGGRNSFADAATLAPRINLESLLARDPDVIVVGAGGEARQAWLKHWRRFPALRAVAGGAVLAVDPDYLQRPTARVLQGARELCAQLDRLRQSQSASPSADLFELSSSPLKNSPILRPASSGLMSSMFSN, encoded by the coding sequence GTGAGGCAGCGTGGCGCCAGGCTGGCCTTCCTGCTGCTGGCCGTCGCTGCCCTACCGCTGGCCAAAGCGGCACCGATCTCGGTGCAGGACGCACTGGGCCGGACCGTGACACTGGAAGCGCCGGCCCGGCGCATCGTGGCACTGGCGCCCCATATTGTCGAGAATCTGTTCAGTGCCGGCGCCGGTGACCGGCTGGTAGGGGCAGTGAGCTACAGTGACTATCCGGCAGCGGCGCAAGCCCTGCCGCGGGTGGGCTCGTTCAACGCTTTCAGTCTGGAGCGGATCATCAGCGCCAGGCCGGACCTGATCCTGATGTGGGGCTCGGGGAATGGCCCCGGGGCACTGGCAACGCTGGAACGGCTGGATATTCCGGTCTATGTCAGCGAACCGCGCCAGTTGGCGGACATCCCGGACAGCATCCGCAGACTGGGCCAACTGGCAGGCACCGGGCAGCAGAGTGAAGCCGAGGCCCGCCGCCTGGAACGGGGTTTCGCTGAACTTTCCGGGCGCTACCGACAGCAAGCCCCTTTGACAGTGTTCTACCAGGTCTGGCACGAGCCGCTGCAGACCATCAATGGTAACCACCTGATCAGCCAGGTCATCAGCCTCTGCGGCGGGCGCAACAGCTTTGCCGACGCGGCGACCCTGGCACCGCGTATCAACCTGGAGTCACTGCTGGCGCGGGATCCCGATGTAATCGTGGTAGGCGCCGGCGGTGAGGCCAGGCAGGCCTGGCTGAAGCACTGGCGCCGGTTTCCCGCGCTGCGGGCAGTGGCTGGCGGCGCAGTGCTGGCGGTAGACCCGGACTACCTGCAGCGCCCAACCGCGCGGGTGTTGCAGGGCGCGCGCGAACTCTGCGCGCAACTGGACCGCCTGCGTCAGTCTCAGTCGGCGTCACCGTCAGCGGACCTGTTCGAACTCTCTTCCAGCCCCTTGAAAAACTCGCCCATCTTGCGGCCCGCTTCCTCCGGGCTCATGTCTTCCATGTTCTCGAATTGA
- a CDS encoding M61 family metallopeptidase, whose amino-acid sequence MYRSLTIATLLLLGLLYCASAPAAAFEVLYRAAIQPDTGLAEVEILLRGEQLPSRLVLHLNPERHQNVRSDAGLTRKDDTATWRPRGPEASLRYEFVIDEQKTSGRYDSHITDDWAILRSDKLIPPISARMVKGLEASAELVFKLPRQWSAAAPYALVDDKPLHYRIIDPGRRLPRPKGWLILGDITSRQDIIDGVDVRVAAPSGEGARLQDILAFIAWNLPEVKAVFPDFPEHLLVVLAGEPMWRGGLSGTRSLFMHAQRPLISGNRTSSMIHELVHIGTGIRGAKNSDWIVEGIAEYYASAILYRSGGISETRYRETLDWQANWARRADTLFTQRSSGPVTARAVGVMHHLDEALREATGGEATIDDVALALAQGPSKVSLQRLRDIVAELATDEVDLDAIIAEAEQPD is encoded by the coding sequence ATGTATCGTTCGCTGACAATAGCCACCCTTTTGCTGCTGGGCCTGCTGTACTGTGCTTCCGCGCCAGCGGCGGCGTTCGAGGTCCTGTACCGAGCGGCAATCCAGCCCGACACCGGCCTGGCCGAGGTGGAGATCCTGCTGCGCGGCGAACAGCTGCCCAGTCGGCTGGTGCTGCACCTGAACCCGGAGCGGCACCAGAACGTGCGCAGCGACGCGGGCCTGACCCGCAAGGACGACACCGCGACCTGGCGCCCCCGGGGGCCCGAGGCCAGTCTGCGTTATGAGTTCGTGATCGACGAGCAAAAAACGAGTGGCCGCTACGACTCCCACATCACAGATGACTGGGCCATTCTGCGCAGCGACAAGCTGATCCCGCCGATCTCGGCGCGCATGGTAAAGGGACTGGAAGCGAGCGCGGAACTGGTATTCAAACTGCCCAGGCAGTGGTCCGCGGCCGCGCCCTATGCGCTGGTGGACGACAAGCCATTGCACTACCGGATCATCGACCCGGGCCGGCGCCTGCCCCGGCCCAAGGGCTGGCTGATCCTGGGCGACATCACCAGCCGCCAGGACATCATTGACGGCGTGGATGTGCGGGTCGCGGCCCCCTCCGGCGAAGGCGCCCGACTGCAGGACATTCTCGCCTTCATCGCCTGGAACCTGCCCGAGGTCAAGGCTGTATTCCCCGACTTTCCCGAGCACTTGCTGGTAGTACTGGCCGGCGAGCCGATGTGGCGCGGCGGCCTGTCGGGCACCCGCTCCCTGTTCATGCACGCGCAGCGGCCGCTGATCAGTGGCAATCGCACCAGCAGCATGATTCACGAACTGGTGCATATCGGCACCGGCATCCGGGGCGCCAAGAACAGCGACTGGATCGTCGAGGGCATCGCCGAGTACTACGCCTCCGCCATCCTCTACCGCAGCGGTGGCATCAGCGAGACCCGCTACCGGGAGACTCTGGACTGGCAGGCAAACTGGGCCCGCCGCGCCGATACGCTGTTCACGCAGCGCTCTTCCGGGCCGGTCACAGCTCGCGCCGTGGGGGTAATGCATCACCTGGACGAAGCCCTGCGCGAGGCCACCGGTGGCGAGGCCACTATCGATGACGTCGCACTGGCGCTGGCCCAGGGCCCCAGTAAAGTATCACTGCAGCGACTGCGCGATATTGTGGCGGAACTGGCGACAGACGAGGTCGACCTCGATGCGATTATCGCCGAGGCCGAACAACCCGATTGA
- a CDS encoding DUF501 domain-containing protein — protein sequence MTISQAQSEQVAALLGREARGLQAIAVMDAALQPRVIRVASLVDEKPFPTLFWLVDPVINYRIDQDEARGLIKDFQGVVNTDSALQEAMCADHRAHIELRDSYLDEAQRTLLDELGFAPVLARRGIGGIADFSRIRCLHTWYAAHLVVPNTIGRMLDRYWDGLSLPRQRPA from the coding sequence ATGACCATTTCCCAGGCCCAGAGTGAGCAGGTCGCTGCGTTGCTGGGTCGTGAAGCCCGGGGCCTGCAGGCGATCGCCGTGATGGATGCGGCGCTGCAGCCGCGGGTGATCCGGGTGGCATCGCTGGTGGATGAGAAACCTTTTCCCACTTTGTTCTGGCTGGTGGATCCGGTGATCAATTACCGTATCGACCAGGATGAGGCGCGGGGTCTGATCAAGGATTTCCAGGGTGTGGTCAATACGGACAGTGCCCTGCAGGAGGCGATGTGCGCGGATCATCGTGCCCACATCGAGTTGCGTGACAGCTATCTGGACGAGGCACAGCGGACGCTGCTGGACGAGCTCGGTTTCGCCCCGGTGCTGGCCCGGCGCGGTATCGGCGGAATCGCCGACTTCAGCCGCATCCGCTGCCTGCACACCTGGTACGCCGCACATCTGGTGGTGCCCAACACCATCGGCCGGATGCTGGACCGGTATTGGGACGGCCTGTCCCTGCCGCGGCAACGGCCGGCCTGA